From Blastochloris viridis, one genomic window encodes:
- a CDS encoding ABC transporter ATP-binding protein, which produces MVTANVQTKEPETQPESTGTTLEVLDVSHRFNLGGEPLPVLDHIDLAVAPGEFVALLGPSGCGKSTLLRLVAGLDLPSEGTLRVDGRQIEGPDPSRVVVFQDPTLFPWRTVWQNAALGPEARGQLRQRRSRIDDVLRLVGLSAFANAYPHQLSGGMAQRAALARALVNEPSLLILDEPLGKLDSLTRIVMQAELVALWQRSGFTALLVTHDVEEALFLAQRVIVLSDRPARIKAEIANDRPYPRRRGDPHLTNLRHRVLAELGLDATW; this is translated from the coding sequence ATGGTGACCGCCAACGTTCAGACGAAGGAGCCGGAAACCCAACCGGAGAGCACAGGCACGACGCTCGAAGTCCTCGACGTCAGCCACCGGTTCAACCTTGGCGGCGAGCCTCTGCCGGTACTCGACCACATCGACCTCGCGGTTGCGCCCGGCGAGTTCGTTGCCCTGCTCGGCCCAAGCGGCTGCGGCAAGTCGACTCTGCTGCGGCTGGTTGCTGGCCTCGATCTGCCGAGCGAAGGCACGCTGCGGGTCGACGGCCGGCAAATCGAAGGGCCGGATCCCTCCCGCGTGGTGGTGTTTCAGGATCCGACGCTCTTTCCATGGCGCACGGTGTGGCAGAATGCTGCGCTCGGCCCAGAGGCACGCGGCCAGCTCCGCCAGCGTCGCTCCCGCATCGACGACGTGCTTCGTCTCGTCGGACTCTCGGCGTTTGCCAACGCCTATCCGCACCAGCTTTCCGGCGGCATGGCGCAGCGTGCGGCACTGGCACGGGCGTTGGTCAACGAGCCAAGCCTGCTGATTCTCGATGAGCCGCTCGGCAAACTCGACTCGCTCACCCGAATCGTCATGCAGGCCGAGTTGGTCGCACTCTGGCAGCGTTCTGGTTTCACGGCGTTGCTGGTCACCCACGATGTGGAAGAAGCGCTGTTCTTGGCGCAGCGCGTGATCGTGCTGAGTGACCGTCCGGCCCGCATCAAGGCCGAGATCGCCAATGACCGGCCCTACCCCCGCCGGCGCGGCGATCCGCATCTGACGAACCTACGTCATCGGGTGCTGGCCGAGCTTGGACTCGACGCA